One Coprobacter fastidiosus genomic window, AAAGCCTCCCAAAAAACAGATGCATCGTTTCGAAAAATCATATTGCTTTGCAGAGAATATTTCTTCATGTATATTATTGACATCTAAATTATTATTAAGACTTGCCTTATATTCGGGGGCAACCTTATGTTTTCTTTTCTTGATATAGATAATGTAGCTTAAGATCGCGATAGCAATAAGGGATAATAATATAATAATAGTTGCCCAATAATTATGTGTTTGTGATGTCTCTTGCGTATTGTTGGTTTGTATAAAACTTGTTGCAGGAATTGGCGGGTAGTCTAATTCGTAAATTTCTACATAAGATTTTCCCGATACCTCAGCTTCATGTATGACTAAATATAGTTTATTTAATTGTCGGGAGAAATATATATTGGTATATAAATATTGTAAATCAAATTTTTTGCCTATGGGGAGTGACATCTTTTCAAAATGGGGATTGTCTCTATTTATTTTTATTAATACTCCTCCTTCTTGGGTGCAGAATACATAAAAACAATTATTGGCTTTATCATAAATCATGTGTTCGCAAGGTTGGAATTCTCCTCCTTCTATTGGGGTGATATGTTGCCATAATCGGTGTACATTATAAGTCTTTAAATCAATAGCATATAAATCATAATAATTTTGTGGAGATAATTCTTGCCTTCCGGATGGGCATCCTCGTCCGCCAAAAACATACAAAGTATCATTGACTATCACTGAGGCACATGAATATCGTGGATCTATCTCTTTTAATATATATCTCTGTTGAGGCTTCGTATGGAACGGATAGCTGATCAAGAGTTCATTATTATAACGATAATGTCCATATCCTCCAAAACTAATCAGACTGGAATCTTCAGGGTTAAATACACAAGTATTGTTCCAATAATCATGGTCCTTTTGGGAGACTATATTATTGCCCCATCGATGGCTGATAGGGTTCAACGATGAGTATATGTTCTCATCCAAGTTATATGAGAGAAGTTGATTCTGATCAGGGATAAACACTAATTGATTAGGATAATTTGATGCTATTTCTCCTCCTTTTATAGAAATTGTATCTGTTTTCTTTTCTCCAAGATGGTACACATATAAATTATTTTTATCCGTAGCCATATAAAAAGTCCCTATATTAGGATCAAACGCTATAGAAAGAGATGAATCGAACGTCGCGGAATATAATTTGTTCCAAGTTATGTATTGGTCGATAATCCAATGAGGGTTATAGGTAGTCGCAGGTTTGTAAAATAGCTCGTCATAACAAGTATTTCTGTCATGATGACCCAATTTCCATCTTCGTATTTCTTCTTTCCCTCTGTTGATAGTTATGTCTTTGACATTGACTGATGCAACATCTGCTAAAGAAAAGTTTTCAAACGGACAATATCCAAAAGCGATTCGAACACTCTCGGTATCTTTCAATTCCGGAAATTTAATAAATGCGGAAGTCTTATCATAGATCAGGTTTATATCACCGGTCTTGGGGTCAATACTTATTGAGACGTTAACCCATACTCCTTTTTTTACATTCTCGTCAGAAAGAGGATGTACTGTTTTACCTGTGACTAAAATAGGGTAGCGCTTATCATTTTTATCAACGCTATATAATAAATCTATATTCTGATTATTGTTGGTTATTATTCGGAATATGCTACCAAAAACATTTTCTTCTCTTGTGAATATACTGAAACTTAAAGTGAGTTTCTTTTGGAAAGTTCTTATCGGATACCCATTTTCTAATACGACACTGGTAAATTCGTCTTTGGGGTATGGATATGTTCGAATATATAACCCATACTCTTTTGGAGATGCAGCAATCGCCGTACATATTGAAATAAACAAAAACGTTAATAAATTCAGTATGCTTTTCATAGATAAAACACAAGAAATATATGCAATTAAACAAAAGTAACTTTTCCTATAAATAAATACGAAAATTATCCGCGAATATTTTCTGCTTATTTCTATAAGAGCCTGTCGTACAACTTTATATAATAATAATATAATAGCAACAATTTTAGATACATAGCGTATTTATTAATGTTTTTTTAAGGAAAATATTAAGGTCGCAAGCATACTTTTATCTCGAAATAACTCCGCTCAAATATTGAATTACAATGCCTTGATTTCATTATTTTTTTCATTTATAAATTTAATCATGTATGAATAAACACATTTTAAATGCGTTCCTATTAGGAACAATTATCCTTTCTTGTAATGGTTTTACTTCGTGTAACGATGATGTTGATGAATTAAAATCTCGAATGTCTGTGGTAGAAATTGCCATTGATGATATTAAGTCGCAATTGCAGAATGCTCTTGTTACAGGTGCTAGTATAACGAAGGTAGAACAAAAAGACGACGGAAGTTGGAACATTACTTTAAGTAATGGGCAGACTATTGAAATTAAGAACCAGGCAGGAGGAGGTTCTAATATCTCTGTTGTAGTAACAGATACCAATGCAGTTATAACAATAGATGGTCAAGAATATATCCTTCCTTTAGGAGCATCTGTAAGTTCATTGGTATATGTCCCTGAAACATTGGATGGTATCGTAGAAATCGGAAATGACGGTGCGGTCGTAAAATTTTTAGTAAGACCTTCATTAAATAATCTGGATGGTGCTGAGTTCTCTATTGCCGAGTCACATGCGGTAACCCGTGCAGGAGATGGTGAGCAGTTTAAAGTAAATGGTCAGGCAACTTTGGATAACGGATTCATTTCTGTTCCTCTTAAGGCTTTAAACGTTGAGGCCGGAAATCATTATGCAATCTCTCTGCAAATGAATATGCGTGGAACAGTCATAGGATCTAATTATTTCAATGTGCATATTGCCGAGGATTTTTCTTTTATCGGTGAACAAATCGGTGGTTATGAAATAAAATCAGAATATAACCCTGCCAGTTTGGACGAAAATTATAGTGAAATGACTGTAAACGGTGTTACTCTATTAAAAAATTTGAATTTTAAGGACTTCTTCTCTCAATTACCGGAAAATGCAGAATTTAGAATTGCAGGTATAGATCAGCAGCCTGTCGGTGATGCGCAGAATAAATATACTCTGTTGGCAAACAGTTTGCAGAAAGATGGAACATGGGCATTTGCCGAAAGACCGGGAACAAGTTTTAATTCCAATCAAGACCGTCCCGGATTCTTGTTTAATATAGTATCCAATGATGTAGTAAAGGCCAAAATTTATTTGAAAATTATTGATGAATTGGCTGATGTTGATTTTAATGCAGGTTTAAAACAAGCTGAAGCAGAATGGGGAGGTCGTGAAAAATCGCTGTCATTAGGAGCACAGACTATTGATATTCAAGCTACATTTACTAACTATGAAAGTGATTATACAATAATTCATAGCGGAAAAGATGACTTCTTTGCAAAATGGTCAAGTATCGCTATTTCTACTCCTAATGAGGATAACATTATTTATTGCGACGGAACTAAATTAGTTTTAGGAGATTTGGGCGCAGAATATGCTGCGAAATCTCGTGGGATTTATTGGTTCTATCGCGGATTTGCAATTTATGTTCCTGAAACATTGGCCGTAGAAGATGGTAAATACATCGGGACAAATGGTAAATCTTATGCCGGAGGAGAAGGATATGATTATGATCTCTGGTTAGGCTCTTATAGTGAATATATCAATAATCCGACAACTTTCTATGATCCGGTTTCATCCTGGAATTTTAAGATTGATGAACAGACAGGTGTCATCACCCTTCCTGAAACATATACAGGCTATGGCTTCCGTATCGGTGTAGGTGCAGGATATGAATATGCTTATGGAGTCAAGAAGATAGGTGAAGCAGACCAATTCGGATTATTCTTCTTTAATCGTCGTTTGGCTCCGGAAGGTGCTACAATGCCGGCTCCTAAAGAATAATTTAATATTATTCGTCTAATTCTTTAAGAATCTAAAACATGAAACATAAAAGACTAATAATAGGAAGCCCATATTTATGGAAAACTATGATGATACTATTTCTTTTCTGTTCATCGCTTCCTTCTTTCGCTCAGAATAGAGCTCTACATGGTGTCGTCTTAGATACTTCTGGTGAACCGGTTATCGGGGCCAATGTGAGAGTGGATGGTAGTACTCGAGGTACTGTAACAGGCCTTAATGGAGAGTTTGATATAAATGTCTCAAATAATGAGAAACTTACCATATCGTTTATCGGTTATTTAGATGCCGTAATTTCTGTCGGTAATAAACGAAATATTAAGGTCATTTTGAAAGAGGATACCAAGACTTTGGATGAAGTGGTAGTGGTAGGATATGGAGTTCAAAAAAAAGCTACTTTAACAGGTGCCGTATCTGCCGTAACCAATAAAGAAATTACAGTTACCAAGAATGAGAACGTTGTCAATATGCTTACCGGTAAAATTCCGGGAGTCAGAATTTCTCAAAATAGTTCTCAACCCGGTGAGTTTGATAACACCATTGATATTCGTGGTATGGGAGAGCCATTAATTGTTGTTGATGGAATTCCAAGAGATAAGGCATATTTTTCACGTATGGATGCCAATGAGATAGAAAGCGTATCTGTTTTGAAAGATGCATCAGCTGCTATTTATGGTATCCGAGCTGCAAACGGTGTTATTTTGGTGACTACAAAACACGGTGATAGCTCCGATGGCAAGTTTAACATTACATTTTCTGCAAATTACGGATGGCAACAATTCTTATATGTCCCGGAAACAGCAAGTGCAGTAGATCATATGCTCCTTATCAATGAGAAAGGCTATAATTCATTCGACGGAAACTATCCTATCCGCACAACTCCCAAATATACTTGGGAGCAGATGATGGAATATAGTACAGGGAAAAAACAGAGTACAAATTGGACAAACGAGTTGTTTGACAGCAATGTACCTCAGGAACAATATAATATCAGTATGGATGGTGGCTCGGACAGGATCAAGTACTTCTTCAACTTGGGCTATTTGAAACAGGAAGGTTCATATAAAAGCGGTTCTTTGAATTACGATAGATGGAATTTCCGTTCAAATATAGATGCAAAGATCACTAACCGTTTGAAAGCTACCGTTGCTTTGAGTGGTTATATAGATGAAAAGAATCAACCGTTTACTGATATTTGGGCAGTATATAAGAAGGCATGGACATTCAGACCTACATCGTCTGCATGGGTTGACGGTGACCACAGTCTGCCAGCGTATGATGATGAAATGTTGGACAGTGAAAATCCGGTGGCTGCAACAAATAGCGAATTTACCGGCTATCGTAGAGAAAAGCGGTACAATTTTAATGGATCATTAGCTTTGAACTATGATATACCTGGCGTTAAAGGTTTGTCTGCAAAAGCATTCTACAGTTATGATTATTATACAACGAATAATACAGAATATCGTCGTACTTATAAACTGTATAATAGAGGGGGAGATGGCGAATTACAATCATTCATTAGAAATAGTGACAGTTATTTGCGTAGAAATACGGATCCAAGATATGGAACCGTACTGCAACTTTCTTTGAATTATGCGAATAAGTTCGGTGATCATAATGTAAGCGGTATGCTTTTGTTCGAGGAACAATATGATAATTGGGATAATTTTTATGCTCAGCGTGTGATGATGCTTGATGGAGATTATCTGATTTATGGTGAAGATGAAGAACAGGTCGGTTCAATGTCCGGTGCCGGTGATAAGACCAGAAAGGCTCTGGTTGGTAAATTCAATTATGACTATAAAGGTCGATACATGGTTGATTTTTCTTTCCGTTACGACGGAACATCAAGTTTCCCTAAAGAATCTCGTTGGGGATTCTTCCCTGCGATATCTGCCGGTTGGCGAATAAGCGAGGAACATTTTATAAAAGAGGCGGTGCCATTCTTGACCAATTTAAAGCTCCGTGCATCTTATGGTGAAATGGGAGATGACAGCGGTGCAAATACATATCCTCAGACGCAAATTGCCTATAATATCAATAAAGATCAGATAGGTTATTTTTATAATGGGAAATTTATGGCAGGTGTTTCTGCAACATCGATCCCTAATCCGAAACTGACATGGTATACAGCTAAAACATATAATTTGGGATTGGATTTTGACTTATGGAGTCAGAAACTTACCGGTACATTGGAATTATTTAAACGTAAACGTGAAGGCTTGTTAGCTACGTCATCGGCTGTTATTCCAGGTACTGTGGGAGCCTCTATGCCTCAAGAAAATATCAATAGTGACGAAACTTTCGGTTGGGAAATCAGTTTGGGACACCATAACCGTGTAGCAAATATCGATTATTGGGTAAATACTCAGATTTCAGCAACTAAGAATCGTTGGGATTATCACTTGGACAGTCAAGCCGGTAACTCGATGGAGAATTGGTACCGTTCCGATGTATCAGGACGTAATAAGGATATTTGGTTTACATACGAAGAAGGCGGGCGCTTTACAAGTTATGAAGAAATTCGGTATCATGGAACGACCGGTGCGAATTATAACCAAGGAACATTGCCGGGTGACTATTGGTATAAAGACTGGAATGAAGACGGTATCGTAAATGATGCGGACAGACATCCTGTAGCCACATTTAATCTGCCGGTTTTCAACTATGGTATTTCTATGGGAGCATCATGGAAAGGCATTGACCTATCAATGAATTGGCAAGGTGCTGCAGGTGTATATAATTCGTATAATGAAGTGTTTACAGAAGTCGGACCATTCAACGGTGGTGCAGTCCTTGACATGTATAAGGACCGTTGGCATACAGTAAATGTCAATGATGATCCGTGGAATCCTAATACTCAATGGGTAGAAGGATTGTATCCGGCTACGGGACATAGCTTTAACACAGGTTCGACAGGTATACACAATACATCTTATATACGTCTGAAAACACTCGAACTCGGCTATACTTTCCCTAAAGTATGGATGAATAAGATCGGAGTAAAAAATCTGAGAGTATATGTAAATGCATATAACTTGTTAACCTTTAGCGGATTGGATAATATCGACCCTGAACGACCCGGATATCAAGGGGGAAGTAATAGTGGTAGTAGCAGTGGTATCCTTTACTATAATTATCCTGTAAATCGTACATTTAATATTGGTGCGACTATTAAATTCTAATCAAAGGAATAGCATATGAAAACTTTTAAATATTTATTTATATTAGCCGCTTTGGGAGTCTCGATTACTTCTTGTAATGATCTGGAGCTGGAACCAAAAGGATTACTATACGAAAATGTTTTGTTTCAGTCAGACAATGGTATAAAGAAATATATGGCCCTTATATACCAAGATTTGCCTATTGAAGACTTCAATTATAAACAAAATGGTGATGAAAAAGGCTTTGCGACAGTCAATCAAGGAGGTTGGCATACCGGTAATAAATGGCAAGCCCAAAAAGGTAGCCCGGCTGCCGCTGGAGCAGAAGCTGCCGGTCGCGATCCTTCATATGGTGATGGTTGGGGATATTGGCCTTATGACAGAATCCGTGATATCAATAATTTCATAGAGAAACTTCCTGAATATCGTAGCTATTATACAGAAGAAGATTACAATGCGTATATAGGAGAAGCACGTTTCTTACGCGCTTTCTACTATTTCGGTATCGTAAAAAGATATGGAGGAGTCCCTATTGTAGATAAAGTATTGGATCCAAGTGCTCCGACGGCTGAACTCCAACAGCCGAGAGATACCGAATACGATTGCTGGAAGTTTATCTACAATGATTTGTTATATGCAATGAATAATGCATCTGCATCCAAAGCTGAAATCGGTAGAGCAAATCGGTATGCTGCAGCGGCATTAATGTCAAGAGCGATGTTATATGCCGGAACAATTGCCAAATACGGAGGTTATGTCGGGACGACAGGTCCTGCAGTTACTGCAGGATTGATGGGAATCCCGTCGGACAAAGCGGCAGAGTTTTTCCAATATGCCTATGATGCTTGTGTGTTCTTGAAAAAAGCCGGTTTTACATTGCATACCGGGTCTGATAAGGAAAAAGCTTATCTTGAAACTTTCTTGATAGACAATGAAGAAGATATCTTTGTTAAACAGTATGGACCCAAGACGACTACTCCGGCAAACACGAGCTTGTTTCATTCTTGGGATACTATGATTTTACCGAGAGGTGAAGGTCTGGCCAGTGATGTCGGATGTGCTTTACAACCGGTTTGGGAAATGATAGGTTTATATGAAATGCCGGCAATAAAAGATGCAGAAGGTAAACCGATTCGCTTCAATAGTGTCGATGAATTGTGGAATACAGACGAGATGGAAGCTCGTTGCCGTGCCAATTTCTTCTTTCCTGGCATGACCGAGTCTGTTTCCGGGGTTAGCATTGACATACGGGGTGGTGTATATAAGGAATATCCGGGTTTGGCAAGTGATGGAGAGTCTGAAATTCCCGGAAGTATTAACGATTATACTGACACTTACAGAGTAAGGGCAGCAAGTCCCGGTGAAACTCAAGTCATTAACGGACAATCTGTTCAAGTAAGTGGGAAGCATGGATTGGCCGAAGGAACCGGTGATGAAGGATATTCCCGTACAGGTGCGTTTATACGCAAATATGTCAATTATAATGCTGACGCATCGAGTAGAGTTCTGCATGGAAGTTCTCAGTCATGGAAAGTATTCCGTTACGGAGAGATTCTGTTGAATTGGGCAGAAGCCGCTTATGAACTTGGACTCATCAAGAATGATAATAACCTAAAACGAGAAGCGTTTGATCATATCAACGAAATTCGTGATAGAGCCGGTGCCCATCGCCATGATATGGTAGAAAGTCCGCAAGATATAGGTTCTGAAATTTATGGTTTCCCTATCGATGAGAATCTTCAGTATATCCGTGATGAGCGTGCTCGTGAATTATGTTATGAGAACCATCGTATTTTCGACTTACGTCGTTGGAGAGTTGCGGATATCATGTTCCAGAATGGTATGTATACTCACACATTATTGCCATATTATGTAATGGACGAAAATAAGTGGATTTTCTTGAATGAAGTGGAACGTGAAGGACGTAAAGTAACGTTTGAAAAACGTTGGTACTATGAACAGATTCCAAGTGGTGAAATCGGAAAGAATCCAAATTTGATCCGCAATGATGGTTATTAATTTCAAACCTATATAAACGATCACAATATGAAAAAGACAATATATAGTATTCTGTTTGTTGCATCCGTGTTAGCAAGTTCTTCATGCATGAAAGTAGATAACTTTGATGCCCCTGAAGCTCATGTAACCGGCCGTATCATAGATAGTACTACAGGTGAAAATATTTTGGCAGACCAGGGCGAATGCAGAGTCCGTATCTGGGAGAAAAGTTTCAGCCTGAATCCTGCAAATCAGGATATTCCTGTGAAACAAGATGGTACATATAATAATTCAAAATTATTTTCCGGAACATACGATGTCGTTCCGGAAGGAGCCTGGTGGCCTTGTGATACTATCCGTGTCGGGATTGGAAAGAAAACGGTAACTCAGAATTTTGAGGTAACTCCCTATCTGAAGTTAATAGATTTTCAAGTGAATCTGGAAGGCGAAAATCTTACGATGTCCTGCCGTCTGGATGCACCTATAACCGAGGGATTGCCACAAATAATGGAAGTCCGTCCATATTTGAGCTTAAATCAGTTCTGTGGAGCATCCAACTGCATTAACTATTATAATACCAATGATTTTAGAGTTAATGTGATGAAATCATGGGACAAGATCGAAAAAGAGGGAGATGGCAGAACTATTCCATTTGAGGTTACTGTTCCTGTAAAACGCGGATATATTTACTTTGTTCGTATGGGAGCAAAAGTTAAGGATTCGTTTGAAAAACATAACTATACCGAAATAGTAAAGGTCGAAGTGCCTCAGTAATAGACATATTAAAGTTAATAAAATTCGATTCGGGAAAGGAGAAATCTTTTCCCGAACGTAAAAAAAACGAATAGTTGCTTATGAAATTGAAATATAATTTATACATATTTTGGGCTGTAATAGGCTTGTGCTGTATTTCTTGTAGTAATAAAGATGATGACCATATCCCTCCTGCCATTCAAGAACCGGAAAAACCGGCAGCTCCTGAAATCTATAATGATTTAGGATTTACACCCCACGTAGATGGAGAACCCTTCAATACTTATCGCGGGTTGGTTATGGCCGGATATCAAGGATGGTTTGGCGCTCCCGGTGATGGATGTCCGCACAGTGACCATTCCAATACCGCATGGTACCATTATCGTGAAAACGACCGCTTTGAACCCGGAGTTTTGAGAAATTCAATTGATTTTTGGCCAGATATGAGTGAGTATGAAACTCAATATACTCCCGGCAAATTTATTCTTCCTAATGGTGAAAAAGCGACAGTATTCAGCTCTTATGATGAATCTACCGTTATGTTACATTTTAAATGGATGAAGGATTACGGATTAGATGGTGTCTTTATGCAGCGATTCGTAGGTGAAGTTATAAATAATCCTGACGGAAAAGCACATTTCAATAAAGTACTGGCTTCTGCAATGAAAGCGTCAAATCAGTATCAGCGTGCTATTTGTGTCATGTATGATTTGGGAGGATTTATGTCTGATAATACTCGTAATGCAGATGCTGTTTTGGCCGATGCACAGGAAATATTGGATACATATCGATTGAAAGACAGGAATGTGCAGAAATACTATTTGTATGAAAACGAGAAACCGCTGATCGTATTATGGGGCGTCGGATTTAACGATAATCGTCCTTATAACATGAATGATGTAGAGCAACTGATGAATGGACTGAAGGAAAAAGGTTTCAGTATCATGTTGGGAGTTCCGACTTATTGGAGAGAAAGAAGAAATGATGCAATACCAGATGCCAAACTACATGACCTTATCAAGATGGCTGATGTGATTATGCCTTGGTTTGTCGGAAGGTATGGGAAAAGTGATTATTCTAACTTCCATAATTTGATTCAGCAAGATATTGCATGGTGTAAAGAAAATAATGTAGCCTATGCTCCTTTATGTTTTCCAGGCTCTTCAGACCGTAATATGCACCCGAATAATTCGATTAATCCGCGTTACGGAGGCCAATTCTTGTGGGATCAGATGTATTTCTGTATCAAGTCCGGTGCGCAAATGTTGTATATTGCCATGTTCGATGAAATAGACGAAGGTACAGCTATTTTCAAATGCTTGAATGAAAGTGATGTGCCAAGCAATGAAGCTGAAGACGATTATTATGTTGTATATCAAAATAATAGTTATCGCATGACTCAATCTAAGGTAGAAGTGACCGGGGCTAATGAATGGTGTCAGTTGGCTAAGGATCTAAAGGTTAAATTTCAGGGAGTGGAAGACGGGCTTCCGACAGACCATTATTTATGGCTTACCGGGCAAGGTCGCAAGATGCTTAGAGGAGAGGTTCCTTTGAAGTCATCCTGGCCGGCAAGATAAATCTGTGTATTTGTCCTACTGCTTGGTTTCTATGATCAGGCAGTAGAACAAATCAAGTTAAAAAATAAATAGTCGATTGTTGTTCTAAATCTGTAATATAATTGATTGATGATATATTCTGTTACTAAAAAATATTGTAGTCTCAAGACATGTAGAATCCGGATAAGCATATTCCTTTTATTTAATGGTTTTGTATTAAGTTTGTCTGCATCTCCCAAGCATGCAGCAGATACAAATTATCCGTCTTATCACGGACTTGTTATGGCCGGGTATCAAGGATGGTTCCATAAACCGGAAAAAGGAATGATGTATCCTGATGAGAAGAATGTGCGAATTGACATGTGGCCTGATGTAAGTGAATATCCAGAAACTTATCCAACAGGTCTGAAACATGCCGACGGTTCTACTGCACGATTCTTTTGTTCTTCCGACGAGAGTACTGTAGACCTCCATTTCCGTTGGATGAAAGAGTATGGAATAGACGGTGTCTTTATGCAGCGTTTCTTCAACGCTGCCCGTAAAGATAACACAAAAGGGAATGCTGTTATCAGTCATGCCTTTAAAGCAGCTTCCAAGTATAACCGCGCAATCGGCATCATGTATGATTTGTCAGGGCTGAAAGCTCATGGTGAGGATTGTTCATCTTTGATTGAAGACTGGAAATTCTTAGTCGATTCTTTAAAAGTTACAAATCAGGACGGAGCTCATACTTATATTTTCCATAATGGAAAGCCATTGGTTACAATTTGGGGAGTAGGTTTTCCTGACAGACCTTACGATATTCGGGACATCGGCCTGAAACGTTTTATAGATTTTTTATGTAATGATCCCGAGTATGGAGGATGCAGCATTATGTTGGGAGTACCTACCTATTGGCGTGAACTTGGTGCCGACTGTGTGCATGATCCTTATTTGCATGAAATTATCCGCGAAGCAGATTTAATTATGCCTTGGATGGTACAAAGATTTACTCCTTTGTTGCATAATGACATGGATCGTTATCGCGATGTTATACTGCGTGATATGTCATGGTGTAAGGAGAACGGTATAGAATACGTTCCTTGTGTTACACCCGGATTCAGTTGGCATAATTTAAGTCGATATGCATTTCCGGACGACGTTAAACCATCCGGTTCAATACCTCGCCAAGGTGGTCGTTTTTATTGGCAGCAGATCTCTACGGCCATAAACTGCGGTGCCAGAATGCTGTATATAGCTATGTTCGATGAAGTGAATGAGGGCACGGCTATCTTTAAATGTACTGATAATCCACCGGTAGGCAAGAATATTCAATTTGTGGGAATGGACAATATGCCTTCTGATCACTATTTATGGTTGACAGGAGAGGCTTCGTTAATTCTCAAGGGGAAGAAATCCTTGACATTTACATTGCCCAAGCGTCCGCATTAAAACTGATTGTTTGACTTTTGAATATAAAGAAATAATGAAGAATAATATTCTATATCTCATAATGTGTTTGATCTTTACAGGATGTGGAACATCCCGTAAAGATATGATATGCCAAATAAGGAATGGGGGCGTAAAAGGGTGAGTTCCTCCGTCAATTCATTGATATTTGTTTCATGA contains:
- a CDS encoding PL29 family lyase N-terminal domain-containing protein, producing MNKHILNAFLLGTIILSCNGFTSCNDDVDELKSRMSVVEIAIDDIKSQLQNALVTGASITKVEQKDDGSWNITLSNGQTIEIKNQAGGGSNISVVVTDTNAVITIDGQEYILPLGASVSSLVYVPETLDGIVEIGNDGAVVKFLVRPSLNNLDGAEFSIAESHAVTRAGDGEQFKVNGQATLDNGFISVPLKALNVEAGNHYAISLQMNMRGTVIGSNYFNVHIAEDFSFIGEQIGGYEIKSEYNPASLDENYSEMTVNGVTLLKNLNFKDFFSQLPENAEFRIAGIDQQPVGDAQNKYTLLANSLQKDGTWAFAERPGTSFNSNQDRPGFLFNIVSNDVVKAKIYLKIIDELADVDFNAGLKQAEAEWGGREKSLSLGAQTIDIQATFTNYESDYTIIHSGKDDFFAKWSSIAISTPNEDNIIYCDGTKLVLGDLGAEYAAKSRGIYWFYRGFAIYVPETLAVEDGKYIGTNGKSYAGGEGYDYDLWLGSYSEYINNPTTFYDPVSSWNFKIDEQTGVITLPETYTGYGFRIGVGAGYEYAYGVKKIGEADQFGLFFFNRRLAPEGATMPAPKE
- a CDS encoding SusC/RagA family TonB-linked outer membrane protein, encoding MKHKRLIIGSPYLWKTMMILFLFCSSLPSFAQNRALHGVVLDTSGEPVIGANVRVDGSTRGTVTGLNGEFDINVSNNEKLTISFIGYLDAVISVGNKRNIKVILKEDTKTLDEVVVVGYGVQKKATLTGAVSAVTNKEITVTKNENVVNMLTGKIPGVRISQNSSQPGEFDNTIDIRGMGEPLIVVDGIPRDKAYFSRMDANEIESVSVLKDASAAIYGIRAANGVILVTTKHGDSSDGKFNITFSANYGWQQFLYVPETASAVDHMLLINEKGYNSFDGNYPIRTTPKYTWEQMMEYSTGKKQSTNWTNELFDSNVPQEQYNISMDGGSDRIKYFFNLGYLKQEGSYKSGSLNYDRWNFRSNIDAKITNRLKATVALSGYIDEKNQPFTDIWAVYKKAWTFRPTSSAWVDGDHSLPAYDDEMLDSENPVAATNSEFTGYRREKRYNFNGSLALNYDIPGVKGLSAKAFYSYDYYTTNNTEYRRTYKLYNRGGDGELQSFIRNSDSYLRRNTDPRYGTVLQLSLNYANKFGDHNVSGMLLFEEQYDNWDNFYAQRVMMLDGDYLIYGEDEEQVGSMSGAGDKTRKALVGKFNYDYKGRYMVDFSFRYDGTSSFPKESRWGFFPAISAGWRISEEHFIKEAVPFLTNLKLRASYGEMGDDSGANTYPQTQIAYNINKDQIGYFYNGKFMAGVSATSIPNPKLTWYTAKTYNLGLDFDLWSQKLTGTLELFKRKREGLLATSSAVIPGTVGASMPQENINSDETFGWEISLGHHNRVANIDYWVNTQISATKNRWDYHLDSQAGNSMENWYRSDVSGRNKDIWFTYEEGGRFTSYEEIRYHGTTGANYNQGTLPGDYWYKDWNEDGIVNDADRHPVATFNLPVFNYGISMGASWKGIDLSMNWQGAAGVYNSYNEVFTEVGPFNGGAVLDMYKDRWHTVNVNDDPWNPNTQWVEGLYPATGHSFNTGSTGIHNTSYIRLKTLELGYTFPKVWMNKIGVKNLRVYVNAYNLLTFSGLDNIDPERPGYQGGSNSGSSSGILYYNYPVNRTFNIGATIKF
- a CDS encoding kelch repeat-containing protein, with amino-acid sequence MKSILNLLTFLFISICTAIAASPKEYGLYIRTYPYPKDEFTSVVLENGYPIRTFQKKLTLSFSIFTREENVFGSIFRIITNNNQNIDLLYSVDKNDKRYPILVTGKTVHPLSDENVKKGVWVNVSISIDPKTGDINLIYDKTSAFIKFPELKDTESVRIAFGYCPFENFSLADVASVNVKDITINRGKEEIRRWKLGHHDRNTCYDELFYKPATTYNPHWIIDQYITWNKLYSATFDSSLSIAFDPNIGTFYMATDKNNLYVYHLGEKKTDTISIKGGEIASNYPNQLVFIPDQNQLLSYNLDENIYSSLNPISHRWGNNIVSQKDHDYWNNTCVFNPEDSSLISFGGYGHYRYNNELLISYPFHTKPQQRYILKEIDPRYSCASVIVNDTLYVFGGRGCPSGRQELSPQNYYDLYAIDLKTYNVHRLWQHITPIEGGEFQPCEHMIYDKANNCFYVFCTQEGGVLIKINRDNPHFEKMSLPIGKKFDLQYLYTNIYFSRQLNKLYLVIHEAEVSGKSYVEIYELDYPPIPATSFIQTNNTQETSQTHNYWATIIILLSLIAIAILSYIIYIKKRKHKVAPEYKASLNNNLDVNNIHEEIFSAKQYDFSKRCICFLGGFRIVDKEGNDITLLFTRTLKMLLIALILYTGKCEKGINGNKLIQMLWPGKPEDAAQNIRNVYMSKLRNILEKIGDIKIINQKGFWSIKLDTDVTCDYLEVLYLYNKNGNNNNIEQLLELLLHGMMLPNIETEWVDTFKSDFSSQTIDLLCNLLKQEDLPDPLKIRISDVLFQHDYLNENALSTKIRILCTQGKKGVAKSVYDAFCKEYYTTLGVEYQYSFMEIIKDTLEIR